One Bythopirellula goksoeyrii genomic window, TGGTTGCTAACCACATCTGGACCCAACTGGAACAAGGCACCACCGCCAGTGATGTTGAAGGCAGCGGTTCCAGTGAAGCCTGCGGTGATGGATGCGGTGAGGTCCAAGCTCGACGTATTGATCGTGAGCGAGTTTCCTTTGCCGGTAGCAGCAACACCATTGATCGAGGCAGCAATGTCAGTACCTTCGTCTCGCTGGCCAGCAGCAACTGCTGTAGTGAAGGTTCCTGCTGGTGATCCAGACCCTTCACTTTTTACTTTCAGATCAACGATTGCATTCGATCCGTAAGCCGTAGAAACAAGTTCAAGCGTTGTGCCATTTGCGGTGGCTTCCACGCCAGTGGCATCTTTCACGAGATTGATGCCGTTTACCAATTCGGTAAGACTCGTGCCAGAACCAAAGCTCAGCACTTCGGCACCATTTGTACCAGCAAGTTCAATTACCAAATCGGCGGAAATACCACCCGTGATGCCGACACCGGCCGTGGTAGCACCAACGTTGACGGCGACAGGAGCAGAATCTGTTCCAGCGTTGTACTGGCCATCACCTGCTGTGGCGCTCAAGGTCGCAGTGAAATCTGATCCCAATGCGGCTGCAATGTCGGTGGCAAGTTGGGCTAAATCGATGTCAGTGTCGTCATCGACATTGACAGTCAGTGTGGTGCCATCATCTGTGATGTCGGTCACACCGGCACCCAAGTCGTTCGAGCTGACAACCGTGATTGTTCGATTGAAAGCACCAGCCGCGGCAGCAGAAATGGTGATCACATCGTCACCTGCATCGACACCACCAGCGGTGACATCGGTGTAGGAAGCGGCAACGTCAGCAGCGACGATGTCAGCAGTACCGTCTGAAGAAACCGTCAAATCGGCTCCAGAGTTTACTGCAGTAATTGCGGTTGCAACCGTGTCCGACCCAACGCCTGTGGCAAAGTCACCATTAACAGTAATGGTGGAGCCATCGAAGGTCACGCCGTTGAGAGCACCTGAATTGGTACCATCTTGCACGAAGACCAAGTCAATGTCATCGCCACTTGCACCATCAACAGTACCGCCATCAAGGACGGTGATCGTCAAGGTATCGCCGGAATCGAGAACAACGTCGCCCGTAGCCTGAGCTTCAGCCGTTGAGAAAGTCAGTGTTCCGTCGGAGGCCTGTACGGCAGGTACCACGGCAGCAACATTGGTTACGTCAACTTGGGCCTGGGTGGCAGCAGCTGTGACATTCACGCTGACACTCACTGAACCGGTTGAGCCCAGGTTGGCCTGATCAATCTTCAGGTCAGTAATGTCGCTGAAGTTGGTGCCGGCCGTGGTGATAAAGTCCAAGCTGCCGTCAAGCAGACGACGACCTTGGAAAGTAGTCGTTTGAGCGATTCGGTTGAGGGCATCCAGCGAGGAATCCAACTGCAATTGATTCGCATCAATCTGCTCGTCGGAGAGTACGCCCGTATTGGCCGCTTCGGTCACCAAACCGCGGATATCGTTTAAAAGGGAGCTTACCTGGCCTAGTGCCGAGTCGGCAGTGGCGATTACCTGATTGGCGCGGTCGGTATTGCCGATCGCACGTTTGATGGCAGTAATGTCGCTTCGCAGATTCTCGCTGGCGATCAAACCGGCCGGATCATCCTTACCCGTGTTGATTCGCAAACCAGTGCTCAAGCGGGTAAGGGCTTCATTCAAGCTCGCGTTCGATCGTCCCAACGTGTTCTGGGCGACGAGCGAGCTCACATTTGTGTTAATTCGAGTCATTGTAAACACCCCTGTCTAAAAAAACCAGTTTTCATTGGAAGACCGGATCTGGGGAGTCAGATTGACTCCGGCCCTTCATCAATTTGTCGCACGGCGCCGAGGATATTCGCCTCGAAAGTGTAACACCGTTGTCCGTTCCTTGAACGACGGCCCAGGCATTTCCTAATAGCCTCGTCCAAGGTTGACTGGTATCAATTACCTAGCCAACTCTAGGACACATTCCGTACAACGCGCGCGACAAAAATAATTGTTCGCCCATTTTTCGGACCGTCTATGGCAAGATATCGACGGGTAAAAGGGACTGCATGAGAAAGTGCTGGCACTTTTTAGGTCGAATTGCCGTGATTTTTCGCGATTCCAACTCTTAATCCGCACAGGTGTTAGGACCGGGAACAAAGAGAAGATTAAACGCAGAGGGCACAGAGACGCAGAGAATAGGTATGGAATATCCTCTGCGCCATAGCGAACTCTGCGTTTTCAAAACTACTGCCGAAACGAATGCAGCATAACGTGCATTCTCATTGACCGTTGAATCAAGAGTTAGCTGTGATCCGCAGAGATACCGTTGGGGCCCAAGAATTGGGTGTCCTCGGGTTTGAGTAGCGAAGCCTGGCGATTTTCGCGCAAGATGGCCTCGTAGACTTCCCTGCGATGAACAGGAATTTCCTTCGGCGCTTCGATACCCAACTTCACTTTGTCACCACGTACATCTACAATGGTTATAACGACATTGTCGCCGATGATAATACTTTCGTCGCGTTGTCTGGACAGCACCAACATGGTTATCTCCTCGGCACTCCAGTGAAAGTTTTATTCGACTCTCAGTCTGAAGGGATGTCTGTTATTTCCTGGTACGATCGGGTGGTAGTGGGTTATCGACGAATTCGTCCTCTGGGACAGGTTCTCTTAAGCAATCCGACGCAAGTTCGTATTGTGCACATCAAGCGGATATTGCACGGGATAGTCATCCTTAGCAATGACCTGGCAACCGAGCTTCTTCTCGACATTGATTACGATCGGCGCACGTAGGTTGATTGTGAGTCCTGACTCCCAACGACTGGTAATCGCAACAACTTCTGCGTCGCGCACGGTCGAGAGCCCCAAACTATTCAAGTCCGTTCGATCCACGCGCAATTGGTATTCAGGCACGAATCGACGGGGACTCACCACACCTAGCGCGATATGTCCCTGGTCAAGGCTTTGCAACCAACCGAGGGCGGCATTGTTAGAATCGGTAAGGACAACCCAACGTCGGCAATCCTCCAACCCGATGAGCCCCTCCTCAAAGAGCAGTTCGTCCTGGGGCTGGACCGTGAGCGTTCCAAACCTTGTCGTATAAATGTCCATCAATCTACCTCGCCTTCCGTGACCAAGTGCAGGCGCGTTTTCGCGGGATAAATGCACCTGTCGTGCC contains:
- the fliW gene encoding flagellar assembly protein FliW, with translation MDIYTTRFGTLTVQPQDELLFEEGLIGLEDCRRWVVLTDSNNAALGWLQSLDQGHIALGVVSPRRFVPEYQLRVDRTDLNSLGLSTVRDAEVVAITSRWESGLTINLRAPIVINVEKKLGCQVIAKDDYPVQYPLDVHNTNLRRIA
- a CDS encoding flagellin N-terminal helical domain-containing protein: MTRINTNVSSLVAQNTLGRSNASLNEALTRLSTGLRINTGKDDPAGLIASENLRSDITAIKRAIGNTDRANQVIATADSALGQVSSLLNDIRGLVTEAANTGVLSDEQIDANQLQLDSSLDALNRIAQTTTFQGRRLLDGSLDFITTAGTNFSDITDLKIDQANLGSTGSVSVSVNVTAAATQAQVDVTNVAAVVPAVQASDGTLTFSTAEAQATGDVVLDSGDTLTITVLDGGTVDGASGDDIDLVFVQDGTNSGALNGVTFDGSTITVNGDFATGVGSDTVATAITAVNSGADLTVSSDGTADIVAADVAASYTDVTAGGVDAGDDVITISAAAAGAFNRTITVVSSNDLGAGVTDITDDGTTLTVNVDDDTDIDLAQLATDIAAALGSDFTATLSATAGDGQYNAGTDSAPVAVNVGATTAGVGITGGISADLVIELAGTNGAEVLSFGSGTSLTELVNGINLVKDATGVEATANGTTLELVSTAYGSNAIVDLKVKSEGSGSPAGTFTTAVAAGQRDEGTDIAASINGVAATGKGNSLTINTSSLDLTASITAGFTGTAAFNITGGGALFQLGPDVVSNQQARLGIGSVNTASLGGATGKLFQLGTGGTYSLTSGNLDTAAAVVGEAIDQVTSLRGRLGAFQRTTLETNKKALNDTLVNLTEAESSVRDADFSAETAALTRAQILVQSGTTVLQIANSNPQNVLALLR
- the csrA gene encoding carbon storage regulator CsrA, producing the protein MLVLSRQRDESIIIGDNVVITIVDVRGDKVKLGIEAPKEIPVHRREVYEAILRENRQASLLKPEDTQFLGPNGISADHS